The DNA segment GCTGGAACAGGATGCGGACGGCCCCATCATCACCCCCGAAACGCCGCCCGCCCGGCTGGCCTACGTAACACCCAGCCACAGCTTTCCCCTCGGTGGGCGCATGAGCGTGCCGCGCCGACTGGCCATGCTGGAATGGGCCACGCAGCACGACGCGCTGATCGTGGAGGACGATTACGACGGCGAATTCCGTTACGGTGCGCCGCCCCTGCCCACCCTGGCAAGTCTGGATTCCCAGGTCAGCCGGGTCCTCTACCTCGGCACGCTATCCAAGGTCCTGACGCCGGGCCTGCGGACGGGCTTCCTGATCGGCCCGCCCGCGCTGATGCCCACGCTGGTGCGCGCCCGCACCTTGCTGGATTCGGGCCACCCGCTGCCCGTCCAGCACGCGCTGCTGCATCTGCTGAAAACGGGCGAGGTAGACCGCCACATCCGCCGCACGCGCCGCTGGCACGCCGGGGTGCGGGCAGTGCTGACCCGGATTCTGGAACCGCTGGCCCCGCGCGCCACGCTGGGCGGCATCGAGGCCGGGTTACATGTCTGCCTGTTCCTGTCCCCGCCGCTGGACGCGCGGGCCGTGGCCGCCGAACTCTCGGGGCGCGGTGTCCATGTGTCCACGCTGGATACCTACACCTTCGCCGGGGCCGTACCAAACGCCCTGCTGCTGGGGTACGGCGGTCTGACCATTCAGCAGGCGGAAGCGGGCGCGTGGGAGATCGTTCAGGTCATTTCTGGAACAACTTAACGCCGGCCCTTGACCAGCCAGGCGTGTTCCTCGATGCCCGCCGCCTGATTCGCGGCCCGCGCCATCACGAACAGCAGGTCCG comes from the Deinococcus sp. AJ005 genome and includes:
- a CDS encoding PLP-dependent aminotransferase family protein, whose product is MVAPQKAPLQTKQSSPLTGDLPIALNLKRGVEQPLHAQLAEQLRAAALSGALPAGLTLPGSRTLAAGLGVTRGVVADAYAELVADGTLETAVGQGTRVSLGAAQARAVGGGAPGWFVPPQGAPVDGPRQPGGIHFRAGVATTATLDIRAWRQAWAAAARADVPGDYGNPAGEPELRAALAAFVGRSRGLGATSERVLVTAGSLQALNLILRLLPPASAVLFEATGYRAARQAILDAGHTLIPLEQDADGPIITPETPPARLAYVTPSHSFPLGGRMSVPRRLAMLEWATQHDALIVEDDYDGEFRYGAPPLPTLASLDSQVSRVLYLGTLSKVLTPGLRTGFLIGPPALMPTLVRARTLLDSGHPLPVQHALLHLLKTGEVDRHIRRTRRWHAGVRAVLTRILEPLAPRATLGGIEAGLHVCLFLSPPLDARAVAAELSGRGVHVSTLDTYTFAGAVPNALLLGYGGLTIQQAEAGAWEIVQVISGTT